The Vespa velutina chromosome 25, iVesVel2.1, whole genome shotgun sequence genome has a segment encoding these proteins:
- the LOC124957338 gene encoding coiled-coil domain-containing protein 42 homolog isoform X1, with product MSAHRKENLDFVERADIPRNFLEGVKELYLSKQEERDIKKYPEWDVPRISPAFELIKTFRDLNISEKKLREKWNEQEIERKEMDAQWKELREQELIFRESFIKYNNFVKENQEKRQRSKQKILGERERQKQYQTDIQNLQGRLNYMKEIREKMEKYVGIYKKYQDYLERVISETKQFRSIIEIFERYENLIEVKKSLSKQQEKNIELLEETEAEIYRMTEAKSQTLIRLNNKLSTLQGRYEKAKVEVLKWEILIIKIKEAAIGKYLELARVKDCSKNIYHQICKRKERLPILDDDDIEHQLLEIKRTILELRRIIYTIKKETKK from the exons atgtcagcacatcgaaaagaaaatttggatTTCGTCGAACGAGCCGACATTCCTAGAAATTTTCTCGAAGGCGTTAAAGAATTGTATTTGTCCAAACAAGAGGAACGGGATatcaa aaaatatccaGAGTGGGACGTTCCGAGAATTTCACCGGCattcgaattaataaaaacatttcgcGATTTGAATATTTCTGAAAAGAAATTACGTGAAAAATGGAACGAACaagaaatcgaaagaaaggaaatggaCGCCCAATGGAAGGAATTACGTGAACaggaattaatttttcgaGAATCGTtcattaagtataataattttgttaaagagAATCAAGAAAAACGCCAACGctcgaaacaaaaaattctaGGAGAGCGGGAAAGACAAAAGCAATATCAGACAGAT ATACAAAATTTACAAGGGAGATTgaattatatgaaagaaattcgtgagaagatggaaaaatatgttggaatatataaaaagtatcaaGATTATCTCGAAAGAGTTATCAGCGAGACAAAACAGTTTAGatcgataatagaaatttttgagcgttatgaaaatttgatcgaagttaaaaaatcattatccaaacagcaagagaaaaatattgaattattggAGGAGACCGAAGCAGagata tATCGCATGACGGAAGCCAAGTCGCAGACATTAATCAGATTGAACAACAAATTGTCAACGCTTCAAGGTAGATACGAGAAAGCGAAGGTCGAAGTATTGAAATgggaaattttaattattaaaataaaagaggcaGCCATAGGGAAATATTTAGAATTGGCAAGAGTTAAAGACtgtagtaaaaatatttatcatcagatatgtaaaagaaaggaaagattacCTATATTAGATGACGACGATATTGAACATCAATTGCTCGAAATCAAACGTACTATATTAGAATTAagacgtattatatatacgattaaaaaagagacaaagaaatgA
- the LOC124957338 gene encoding coiled-coil domain-containing protein 42 homolog isoform X2 — MSAHRKENLDFVERADIPRNFLEGVKELYLSKQEERDIKKYPEWDVPRISPAFELIKTFRDLNISEKKLREKWNEQEIERKEMDAQWKELREQELIFRESFIKYNNFVKENQEKRQRSKQKILGERERQKQYQTDIQNLQGRLNYMKEIREKMEKYVGIYKKYQDYLERVISETKQFRSIIEIFERYENLIEVKKSLSKQQEKNIELLEETEAEIYRMTEAKSQTLIRLNNKLSTLQGRYEKAKVEVLKWEILIIKIKEAAIGKYLELARVKDCSKNIYHQICKRKERLPILDDDDIEHQLLEIKHSGWTRTMKKKA, encoded by the exons atgtcagcacatcgaaaagaaaatttggatTTCGTCGAACGAGCCGACATTCCTAGAAATTTTCTCGAAGGCGTTAAAGAATTGTATTTGTCCAAACAAGAGGAACGGGATatcaa aaaatatccaGAGTGGGACGTTCCGAGAATTTCACCGGCattcgaattaataaaaacatttcgcGATTTGAATATTTCTGAAAAGAAATTACGTGAAAAATGGAACGAACaagaaatcgaaagaaaggaaatggaCGCCCAATGGAAGGAATTACGTGAACaggaattaatttttcgaGAATCGTtcattaagtataataattttgttaaagagAATCAAGAAAAACGCCAACGctcgaaacaaaaaattctaGGAGAGCGGGAAAGACAAAAGCAATATCAGACAGAT ATACAAAATTTACAAGGGAGATTgaattatatgaaagaaattcgtgagaagatggaaaaatatgttggaatatataaaaagtatcaaGATTATCTCGAAAGAGTTATCAGCGAGACAAAACAGTTTAGatcgataatagaaatttttgagcgttatgaaaatttgatcgaagttaaaaaatcattatccaaacagcaagagaaaaatattgaattattggAGGAGACCGAAGCAGagata tATCGCATGACGGAAGCCAAGTCGCAGACATTAATCAGATTGAACAACAAATTGTCAACGCTTCAAGGTAGATACGAGAAAGCGAAGGTCGAAGTATTGAAATgggaaattttaattattaaaataaaagaggcaGCCATAGGGAAATATTTAGAATTGGCAAGAGTTAAAGACtgtagtaaaaatatttatcatcagatatgtaaaagaaaggaaagattacCTATATTAGATGACGACGATATTGAACATCAATTGCTCGAAATCAAAC aTTCCGGTTGGACACggacgatgaagaagaaggccTAA
- the LOC124957338 gene encoding cilia- and flagella-associated protein 73-like isoform X3 — protein sequence MSAHRKENLDFVERADIPRNFLEGVKELYLSKQEERDIKKYPEWDVPRISPAFELIKTFRDLNISEKKLREKWNEQEIERKEMDAQWKELREQELIFRESFIKYNNFVKENQEKRQRSKQKILGERERQKQYQTDIQNLQGRLNYMKEIREKMEKYVGIYKKYQDYLERVISETKQFRSIIEIFERYENLIEVKKSLSKQQEKNIELLEETEAEIYRMTEAKSQTLIRLNNKLSTLQDSGWTRTMKKKA from the exons atgtcagcacatcgaaaagaaaatttggatTTCGTCGAACGAGCCGACATTCCTAGAAATTTTCTCGAAGGCGTTAAAGAATTGTATTTGTCCAAACAAGAGGAACGGGATatcaa aaaatatccaGAGTGGGACGTTCCGAGAATTTCACCGGCattcgaattaataaaaacatttcgcGATTTGAATATTTCTGAAAAGAAATTACGTGAAAAATGGAACGAACaagaaatcgaaagaaaggaaatggaCGCCCAATGGAAGGAATTACGTGAACaggaattaatttttcgaGAATCGTtcattaagtataataattttgttaaagagAATCAAGAAAAACGCCAACGctcgaaacaaaaaattctaGGAGAGCGGGAAAGACAAAAGCAATATCAGACAGAT ATACAAAATTTACAAGGGAGATTgaattatatgaaagaaattcgtgagaagatggaaaaatatgttggaatatataaaaagtatcaaGATTATCTCGAAAGAGTTATCAGCGAGACAAAACAGTTTAGatcgataatagaaatttttgagcgttatgaaaatttgatcgaagttaaaaaatcattatccaaacagcaagagaaaaatattgaattattggAGGAGACCGAAGCAGagata tATCGCATGACGGAAGCCAAGTCGCAGACATTAATCAGATTGAACAACAAATTGTCAACGCTTCAAG aTTCCGGTTGGACACggacgatgaagaagaaggccTAA
- the LOC124957338 gene encoding cilia- and flagella-associated protein 73-like isoform X4 — protein MSAHRKENLDFVERADIPRNFLEGVKELYLSKQEERDIKKYPEWDVPRISPAFELIKTFRDLNISEKKLREKWNEQEIERKEMDAQWKELREQELIFRESFIKYNNFVKENQEKRQRSKQKILGERERQKQYQTDIQNLQGRLNYMKEIREKMEKYVGIYKKYQDYLERVISETKQFRSIIEIFERYENLIEVKKSLSKQQEKNIELLEETEAEIYRMTEAKSQTLIRLNNKLSTLQAAGK, from the exons atgtcagcacatcgaaaagaaaatttggatTTCGTCGAACGAGCCGACATTCCTAGAAATTTTCTCGAAGGCGTTAAAGAATTGTATTTGTCCAAACAAGAGGAACGGGATatcaa aaaatatccaGAGTGGGACGTTCCGAGAATTTCACCGGCattcgaattaataaaaacatttcgcGATTTGAATATTTCTGAAAAGAAATTACGTGAAAAATGGAACGAACaagaaatcgaaagaaaggaaatggaCGCCCAATGGAAGGAATTACGTGAACaggaattaatttttcgaGAATCGTtcattaagtataataattttgttaaagagAATCAAGAAAAACGCCAACGctcgaaacaaaaaattctaGGAGAGCGGGAAAGACAAAAGCAATATCAGACAGAT ATACAAAATTTACAAGGGAGATTgaattatatgaaagaaattcgtgagaagatggaaaaatatgttggaatatataaaaagtatcaaGATTATCTCGAAAGAGTTATCAGCGAGACAAAACAGTTTAGatcgataatagaaatttttgagcgttatgaaaatttgatcgaagttaaaaaatcattatccaaacagcaagagaaaaatattgaattattggAGGAGACCGAAGCAGagata tATCGCATGACGGAAGCCAAGTCGCAGACATTAATCAGATTGAACAACAAATTGTCAACGCTTCAAG CAGCCGGTAAATGA
- the LOC124957337 gene encoding coiled-coil domain-containing protein 63 — MQFLRPGQDALEMEMMPEIELTRLKRQYRIMENDRMKCSEEGSLQLRNQQIMIARLEYEKAELLLAIKSAKSKTFLKKDEMDDVKLKELFDQRSKFIDSIKFEKQQIGELKRQIGQITKEVTVLRRKIPTDVQAKENSFKRHKLISMLENRLEVGMRRFNTIIAENFKLREEIESLLKERTQFTTLWNKLVGQLNTGKQIINDLIEQATLTFNQRDEEMNKTQALREKAMRDFDAHKAEMCELQRTLDNEMKLQEFLGVKGQYRKTIDLQIKQEAERAAKKQEQQDKIATYTHILNTMKEFTGENNIDSLVAYFVKQEEENFALFNYVNELNDEMECLQTKMTELTIAIDEARMLHEFREKQQVETLKNITDQLEEQTKLADEAEEELNNCDQDIERMLKGIESLFKIVKCDNSPILQLLGDNTHVTMSNVMLYLNIIEKRITEMMHKVHWVDKATMASQLRLDEDKKPKLKVPSLTEIAPTQPCVL, encoded by the exons atgcaattCTTAAGACCTGGCCAGGATGCTTTAGAGATGGAGATGATGCCAGAAATTGAATTAACCAGATTGAAGAGACAATATAGGATAATGGAGAATGATCGTATGAAATGTTCTGAGGAAGGCAGTCTTCAACTTCGTAATCAACAGATTATGATTGCTCGATTGGAATATGAAAAAGCTGAATTATTGCTTGCTATTAAATCAGCCAAATCAAAGACATTTCTTAAGAAGGATGAGATGGATGACGTTAAGTTGAAGGAATTGTTCGATCAACGTTCCAAATTTATTGATTCGATCAAATTTGAAAAACAACAAATCGGTGAACTTAAAAGGCAAATTGGACAG aTAACGAAAGAAGTTACagtattaagaagaaaaattccaaCCGATGTACAAGCTAAGGAGAACAGTTTCAAACGACATAAACTCATTTCAATGTTAGAAAATCGATTGGAAGTTGGTATGAGAAgatttaatacgataatagCAGAGAATTTTAAGCTTCGTGAAGAGAttgaatcattattaaaagagagaacacaATTTACTACACTTTGGAATAAACTTGTTGGACAATTGAATACaggaaaacaaattattaatgatctgATAGAACAAGCTACTTTAACATTTAATCAAAGGGATGAAGAGATGAACAAAACTCAGGCACTTCGTGAaaa agCTATGAGAGATTTTGATGCTCATAAAGCAGAGATGTGTGAACTTCAGCGTACATTGGacaacgaaatgaaattacaAGAATTTCTCGGTGTTAAAGGTCAATATCGAAAAACTATAGACTTGCAAATTAAACAGGAAGCCGAGAGAGCTGctaaaaaacaagaacaacaagatAAGATAGCTACTTATACTCATATTCTCAATACGATGAAAGAATTTACAg GGGAGAACAATATTGACAGTCTTGTAGCTTATTTTGTTAaacaagaggaagaaaattttgcaCTTTTCAATTATGTCAATGAACTGAATGATGAAATGGAATGTCTTCAAACGAAAATGACAGAATTGACGATTGCCATTGATGAGGCAAGAATGTTGCATGAGTTTAGAGAAAAACAACAGGtggaaacattgaaaaatattacagaTCAATTGGAAGAACAAACAAAGTTAGCCGATGAAGCCGAAGAAGAacttaataat tGCGATCAAGATATAGAGAGAATGTTAAAAGGTATAGAATCTCtctttaaaattgttaaatgtGATAATTCACCTATTCTACAATTACTCGGTGACAATACACATGTGACTATGAGCAACGTTATGCTATATCTTAATATTATCGAGAAACGTATAACAGAAATGATGCATAAAGTTCATTGGGTCGATAAAGCTACTATGGCATCACAATTGAGATTAGACGAAGATAAGAAACCAAAATTGAAAGTTCCATCTCTCACAGAAATTGCTCCTACTCAACCCTGTGTACTGTAA
- the LOC124957336 gene encoding protein sly1 homolog: MLSLRDKQINALKQMLNLNQPEEKHDESIPAWKILIYDRLGQDIISPLISVKELRELGVTLHMQLHSDRDSIPEVPAIYFCAPTDDNLGRIGQDLQNGLYDMYYLNFISPISRQKMEDLASAALLGGVVSNIHKVYDQYLNFITLEDDLFILRHQNSEVISYHAINKGDVKDSEIESVMEIIVDCLFSVFVTMGTVPIIRCPKGNAAEMVAKMIDKKIRENVWDARNNLFEGESSGGHYNFQRPLLIVLDRNVDMATPLHHTWTYQALAHDVLEMALNRLIVEENIGRSPVGGTRSKTKAYELDTRDRFWCQHKGSPFPRVAEAIQEELEQYRTYEEDVKKLKSSMGIDNESEVALSMVSTNTAKLTNAVNSLPQLLEMKRLIDMHTSIATGILNCIKSRRLDTYFELEEKIMSKQTLDRSVFDTISEPDCGTPEDKLRLAIIYYICTNMSDADYDKLEAALQSAGCNLNPLIYIKRLRSYTRIAEIQSNYEGGGTKTVSMFSKLMNQGSSFVMEGVKNLVVKKHNLPVTKIVDELIESRISSQTEEYCYLDPKQLKYSEQMPKNRPTFQEVIVFIVGGGNYIEYQNLIDYVKQKSGTGVNKRIIYGSTSFINGKQLLKQLSLLGQEGNS; encoded by the coding sequence ATGTTGAGTTTAAgggataaacaaataaatgctTTGAAGcaaatgttaaatttaaatcaaCCTGAAGAAAAACACGATGAATCAATACCAGcatggaaaatattaatatacgataGACTCGGTCAAGATATTATTTCACCATTGATATCTGTTAAAGAATTGAGAGAATTAGGAGTTACTTTACATATGCAATTACATTCGGATAGAGATTCCATTCCTGAGGTACCAGCGATATATTTCTGTGCACCTACCGATGATAATCTTGGAAGAATTGGACAGGATTTACAAAATGGATTATAcgatatgtattatttaaattttatatcaccTATATCACGACAAAAAATGGAAGATTTAGCATCGGCAGCATTATTAGGTGGTGTTGTATCCAATATTCATAAAGTTTAcgatcaatatttaaattttattacattggAGGATGATCTATTTATATTGAGACATCAAAATAGCGAAGTTATATCATATCATGCTATTAACAAAGGTGACGTGAAGGATAGCGAAATAGAATCTGTTATGGAAATAATAGTAGATTGtctattttctgtttttgttaCAATGGGAACGGTTCCTATTATACGCTGTCCTAAAGGTAATGCTGCTGAAATGGTAGCAAAGATGATTGACAAAAAGATAAGGGAAAATGTTTGGGACGCaagaaataatctttttgaAGGAGAATCATCAGGTGGTCATTACAATTTTCAAAGACCTTTACTTATTGTTCTTGATAGAAATGTTGACATGGCTACTCCGTTACATCATACATGGACTTATCAAGCATTGGCTCATGATGTATTAGAAATGGCATTGAATAGATTAATAGTAGAAGAGAATATAGGAAGATCACCTGTCGGTGGTACTCGTTCTAAAACAAAAGCTTATGAATTGGACACCAGGGATCGTTTTTGGTGTCAACATAAAGGTAGTCCATTTCCTAGAGTAGCAGAAGCTATTCAAGAAGAATTAGAACAATATAGAACATATGAGGAggatgttaaaaaattaaaatcttctaTGGGTATAGATAATGAGAGTGAAGTTGCTTTATCTATGGTTTCTACAAATACTGCTAAATTAACAAACGCAGTAAATTCATTACCAcaattattagaaatgaaaCGTCTAATAGATATGCATACGTCAATAGCTACTGGTATATTGAATTGTATTAAATCAAGACGTCTTGATACGTATTTTGAATTGGAGGAAAAAATTATGAGCAAACAAACATTGGATAGAAGTGTATTTGATACTATAAGCGAACCAGATTGTGGTACACCTGAAGATAAACTACGTCTtgctataatatattacatttgtaCAAATATGTCCGACGCTGATTATGACAAATTGGAGGCTGCATTACAATCAGCTGGATGCAATTTAAATCCTTTgatatatatcaaaagattGAGAAGTTATACCAGAATAGCAGAAATTCAAAGTAATTATGAAGGTGGTGGTACTAAAACTGTTAGTatgttttcaaaattaatgaatCAGGGTTCTTCTTTTGTAATGGAGGGAGTGAAAAATTTGGTCGTTAAAAAGCACAATTTACCTGTTACAAAAATAGTCGACGAGCTTATAGAATCAAGGATATCGTCACAAACGGaagaatattgttatttagatccaaaacaattgaaatattcCGAGCAAATGCCGAAAAATCGACCAACATTCCAAGAGGTTATTGTTTTCATTGTAGGCGGTggaaattatatcgaatatcaaaatttaattgattatgtCAAGCAAAAAAGTGGTACAGgtgttaataaaagaattatatacgGTTCTACATCTTTTATAAATGGTAAACAACTTTTGAAACAATTGTCGTTGTTAGGACAGGAAGGAAACTCGTAA